In Pseudothermotoga hypogea DSM 11164 = NBRC 106472, the following are encoded in one genomic region:
- a CDS encoding UxaA family hydrolase: MKLKGFLRPDGKIGFRNHFLVVPTVICATRTAEEIASNFPNVVYLHNQHGCNHMKDDEKKVVNVLKGMACNPNVAGVLFVGLGCETVPTMKIFESVRATGKPAECLIIQEEGGTLRTIEKGVRILQRMMEQCEIKEIEVDLSSVTVAIECGGSDTTSGIASNPVVGYVADKLIDLGATVVFSETTEIIGAEHLLARRAVNEEVAKKLLELVDRCERSALAGGEDIRGVNPTPGNIRGGLTTLEEKSLGAIYKAGTKPIKKVLEYAEPIPTGGLYFMDSPGHDVESVSGMVAGGAQVVIFTTGRGTPTGCPIAPVIKVTANAKTYSRMSDNIDVDVSDVLEGKTTIQQAGERLFHKLIEVLNGKLTKSEMLRHHEFGIYLTQPTL; this comes from the coding sequence GTGAAACTGAAAGGATTTCTCAGGCCAGACGGCAAGATAGGTTTTCGCAACCATTTCTTGGTCGTTCCAACGGTGATCTGCGCGACGAGGACAGCGGAAGAGATCGCGAGCAATTTTCCAAACGTTGTGTATCTGCACAACCAGCACGGTTGTAACCACATGAAGGACGACGAGAAGAAAGTTGTGAACGTGTTGAAGGGGATGGCGTGCAATCCGAACGTCGCTGGTGTGTTGTTCGTCGGACTGGGCTGTGAAACGGTTCCCACCATGAAGATCTTCGAATCGGTGCGTGCGACGGGGAAACCTGCCGAATGTCTGATCATACAGGAAGAGGGTGGCACGCTCAGAACGATTGAAAAAGGCGTTCGAATCTTACAGAGGATGATGGAACAGTGTGAGATTAAAGAAATTGAAGTGGATCTTTCCAGCGTCACTGTCGCAATCGAATGTGGTGGCTCGGACACGACCTCTGGAATCGCTTCCAATCCCGTTGTCGGGTACGTGGCGGACAAACTCATCGATTTGGGTGCGACCGTGGTCTTCTCAGAAACCACAGAAATCATCGGTGCGGAGCACCTTTTGGCCAGGCGCGCCGTGAACGAAGAGGTGGCGAAAAAGCTGCTTGAACTTGTGGACAGGTGTGAGCGAAGCGCTCTCGCAGGTGGTGAAGACATCCGCGGTGTCAATCCGACGCCTGGAAACATTCGTGGAGGCTTGACCACTCTGGAGGAAAAATCGCTTGGAGCCATCTACAAAGCTGGGACGAAACCCATAAAGAAAGTCCTCGAGTACGCTGAACCCATACCAACGGGTGGACTCTATTTCATGGATAGTCCAGGGCATGACGTTGAGTCGGTCAGCGGTATGGTCGCCGGCGGGGCACAGGTTGTGATCTTCACAACGGGCCGAGGTACACCCACAGGTTGTCCCATAGCACCCGTGATCAAAGTCACGGCGAACGCGAAGACCTACAGCAGGATGAGCGACAACATAGACGTCGACGTGAGCGACGTGCTCGAAGGAAAGACGACCATCCAGCAGGCCGGAGAAAGACTGTTCCACAAGTTGATCGAAGTTCTGAACGGCAAATTGACCAAAAGTGAGATGCTGAGACACCACGAGTTCGGCATCTACCTCACACAACCCACCCTGTGA
- a CDS encoding UxaA family hydrolase, which produces MDAIAFSKKDNVATAIKDLSKGQRVTVALGEEKLTVELLEDVPFGHKFALVDIPQGVQVVKYGEPIGVATMDIKKGQYVHVHNVTGQRGVRGRRS; this is translated from the coding sequence ATGGACGCCATAGCGTTTTCAAAGAAGGACAACGTGGCGACCGCGATAAAAGACCTTTCCAAGGGGCAGCGAGTCACTGTGGCTCTGGGAGAAGAAAAGCTCACAGTGGAGTTGCTCGAAGATGTGCCGTTCGGGCACAAATTTGCCCTGGTCGATATTCCTCAGGGTGTCCAAGTGGTGAAGTACGGTGAACCGATCGGAGTTGCCACGATGGATATCAAGAAAGGCCAATACGTCCACGTTCACAACGTTACGGGCCAGCGCGGTGTGAGGGGGCGTCGATCGTGA
- a CDS encoding NAD(P)-dependent malic enzyme, with product MDYKKNVEELLKKAQKPSEEALKLHPFYRGKIQTAPKVPVRSYDDFAIWYTPGVAKVCQEIVKDPSKVYEYTNKENTIAIVTDGTRILGLGDIGPEAGLPVMEGKALLFKYLGGVDAIPLCVGTKEIEEIVQFCKWLSPSISGINLEDVEKPKCFALLERLQEELSIPVFHDDQQGTATITLAGLINALRIVGKKINEVKITLIGAGSANYAFARLLEKMGVDLGNVLVVDSKGIITKDRAEQLDPITKRMWIKTNADNVSGGIEESLIGADVCIAYSKSGPGVIKPEWIKKMNKDAIVFAGANPVPEIWPWEAKEAGARIVATGRSDFPNQVNNSLGFPAIFRGVLDVRATKVTDEMCIAAAQAIADFAYRKGIHEEYIVPTMEESEVYVEEAFAVAKKAIEQNVARNPLSDEELLKKIKERINMGREMEKVLVQSRLIKLP from the coding sequence ATGGACTACAAGAAGAACGTCGAAGAACTGTTGAAGAAAGCTCAGAAACCGTCCGAGGAGGCATTGAAGTTGCACCCCTTTTACAGAGGAAAGATACAGACCGCACCGAAAGTACCAGTGAGATCGTACGACGATTTCGCGATCTGGTACACACCAGGTGTTGCGAAGGTCTGTCAGGAGATAGTGAAAGATCCTTCGAAAGTTTACGAATACACAAACAAAGAGAACACGATCGCAATAGTCACCGATGGTACGAGGATACTCGGCCTGGGGGACATAGGTCCAGAGGCAGGCTTGCCTGTGATGGAGGGTAAGGCCTTGCTCTTCAAATACTTGGGTGGAGTGGATGCTATACCTCTCTGCGTGGGGACCAAAGAGATCGAAGAGATCGTTCAGTTCTGCAAATGGCTCTCACCCAGCATTTCTGGTATAAACTTGGAGGACGTAGAAAAGCCGAAATGCTTTGCTCTACTCGAAAGACTCCAAGAAGAACTCTCCATCCCCGTGTTTCACGACGATCAGCAAGGAACCGCGACTATCACGTTGGCAGGATTGATCAACGCGTTGAGGATAGTTGGTAAGAAGATAAACGAGGTGAAGATCACCCTCATAGGAGCTGGCAGTGCCAACTACGCCTTCGCAAGGCTTTTAGAGAAGATGGGTGTGGATCTCGGCAACGTGCTGGTCGTCGATTCGAAGGGAATAATAACGAAAGATCGTGCAGAGCAACTCGATCCCATCACAAAACGCATGTGGATCAAGACCAACGCAGACAACGTCAGTGGAGGCATAGAAGAATCGTTGATCGGCGCGGACGTGTGCATCGCTTATTCGAAGAGTGGACCGGGTGTGATCAAACCCGAATGGATCAAGAAGATGAACAAAGATGCCATCGTCTTCGCTGGAGCGAACCCCGTGCCAGAAATATGGCCTTGGGAAGCGAAAGAAGCTGGAGCAAGGATCGTTGCGACCGGCAGGAGCGATTTTCCAAATCAGGTGAACAATTCTCTTGGTTTCCCAGCGATCTTCAGAGGCGTGCTCGATGTTCGCGCAACGAAAGTGACCGACGAGATGTGCATCGCGGCTGCTCAGGCTATAGCGGACTTCGCATACAGGAAAGGAATCCATGAAGAGTACATAGTGCCCACGATGGAGGAGAGCGAGGTCTACGTCGAAGAGGCCTTCGCCGTGGCGAAGAAAGCGATTGAACAAAATGTTGCGAGAAATCCGCTTTCCGACGAAGAGCTCTTGAAGAAGATCAAAGAAAGAATCAACATGGGCAGAGAGATGGAGAAAGTCTTGGTTCAGTCTCGCTTGATAAAACTTCCGTGA
- a CDS encoding tripartite tricarboxylate transporter TctB family protein: MIAEILTPIVILILSVVLFGQTTQYNYLSAVFPRFVLGLLVILSVILLIRALVLFKKRGPSAARSISLKDFFYIFLVAILSFLWVYMMDWVLGFLLGSIVFGIVIFAILAGRSLKVKHFVLYSLGYCAIVFIFWYALGRLLHVPLPRGLFF; the protein is encoded by the coding sequence ATGATTGCTGAGATATTGACCCCAATTGTTATCTTGATCCTCAGTGTCGTTCTTTTCGGTCAAACAACGCAGTACAACTATTTATCCGCCGTGTTTCCTCGATTTGTCCTTGGACTCTTGGTGATCTTGAGTGTGATCCTACTGATCAGAGCGCTCGTGCTTTTCAAAAAGCGGGGTCCGAGCGCCGCAAGGTCCATTTCCTTGAAAGATTTCTTCTATATCTTTCTCGTTGCGATTCTGAGCTTTCTCTGGGTGTACATGATGGATTGGGTTTTGGGCTTTCTGTTGGGAAGTATCGTGTTCGGTATCGTCATATTCGCGATACTGGCCGGAAGGAGTTTGAAAGTAAAGCATTTTGTTCTTTACTCGCTCGGTTACTGTGCGATCGTTTTCATTTTTTGGTACGCTCTCGGCAGACTCCTGCATGTACCTCTCCCGAGAGGACTATTCTTTTAA
- a CDS encoding tripartite tricarboxylate transporter permease gives MSSLQYLAYGFAHLFVVKTLLLMLGGVCVGLVIGALPGLSATMGVALFLPITYWLSASDSLVFLGSLYMAAIYGGSFSAILLRTPGTPSNIGTTFDGYPMSKQGRGWEAILTATFSSLYGGLFGLFMFLIFAPMLARVALKFGPPEYFWLGIFGLTVISSLSRGNTLKGFIGGLIGVLLSTIGVAPVGGNVRFTFNIPELIGGVGLIPALVGLFCIPQVIEMILNRSKQQLYQEAKVQKGLLWKTFVNVMKRQIDLLRASVIGFIIGVLPGAGGNIANLVAYSEAVRASKHPEKFGTGIPEGVIATEASNNAVVGGGFVPLMTLGVPGTPVDAILYGALLMQGLRPGAELFTTRADVVYTFVAGVILATFVMVPVGLAFGRGMAKLITKIPLSLLAPTIIFLTMIGSYCVSNNISDVYMMLMLGLLGFLLRKLGFEAGPITLGLILGPIIESGLVQGLLIGKKYPQPWLIFITRPLCWVFILLSVFFLLWPVIMKKRMVIPGGDQK, from the coding sequence ATGTCGAGTCTTCAATACCTCGCCTACGGTTTTGCCCATCTGTTCGTCGTGAAAACTCTTTTGTTGATGTTGGGAGGCGTCTGCGTTGGCCTTGTGATCGGTGCGCTTCCAGGTCTGAGCGCGACGATGGGTGTGGCTTTGTTTCTCCCTATAACTTACTGGCTCTCGGCTTCGGACAGTCTGGTCTTTCTGGGTTCACTCTACATGGCCGCGATATACGGTGGTTCGTTCTCGGCGATACTGCTCAGAACACCGGGTACTCCATCCAACATAGGCACTACCTTCGATGGTTATCCCATGTCTAAGCAAGGTAGAGGGTGGGAAGCAATCCTTACCGCGACCTTTTCATCACTCTATGGTGGTCTGTTCGGTCTGTTCATGTTTTTGATCTTCGCGCCCATGCTCGCGCGTGTTGCTCTCAAGTTCGGACCTCCCGAGTACTTCTGGCTCGGAATATTTGGTCTGACAGTGATCTCTTCACTGTCGCGTGGCAACACCCTCAAGGGCTTCATCGGTGGTTTGATAGGTGTGCTGCTCAGCACGATAGGTGTTGCACCCGTTGGGGGCAACGTGCGTTTCACCTTCAACATACCCGAGTTGATCGGTGGTGTGGGTTTGATCCCGGCGCTGGTCGGTTTGTTCTGTATACCCCAGGTCATCGAGATGATACTGAACAGATCAAAACAACAGTTGTATCAGGAGGCTAAGGTGCAGAAAGGTTTGCTCTGGAAAACGTTCGTCAACGTGATGAAGAGACAGATCGATCTGCTCAGAGCCTCAGTCATCGGTTTCATCATAGGTGTGTTGCCGGGCGCGGGCGGAAACATAGCGAACCTCGTTGCGTACAGTGAAGCTGTGAGAGCTTCGAAGCATCCAGAAAAGTTTGGAACTGGTATTCCTGAAGGTGTGATAGCCACGGAGGCTTCGAACAACGCCGTGGTGGGTGGAGGCTTTGTACCATTGATGACGCTCGGAGTTCCTGGCACACCCGTGGATGCGATCCTGTACGGAGCTTTGTTAATGCAAGGTTTAAGGCCAGGCGCCGAGTTGTTCACAACAAGGGCTGATGTGGTTTACACCTTCGTCGCAGGTGTCATCCTTGCGACTTTCGTCATGGTGCCGGTTGGTCTGGCCTTCGGAAGGGGAATGGCAAAGCTCATAACCAAAATCCCTCTCAGCTTGCTCGCACCGACGATCATCTTCTTGACCATGATTGGATCTTATTGCGTGAGTAACAACATCTCTGATGTGTACATGATGCTCATGCTTGGTCTTCTCGGGTTTCTGCTGAGAAAACTTGGTTTCGAAGCGGGTCCCATAACTTTGGGCTTGATATTGGGTCCCATAATCGAATCAGGCTTGGTTCAAGGTTTGTTGATAGGAAAAAAGTATCCACAGCCTTGGTTGATCTTCATCACCAGGCCGTTGTGCTGGGTGTTCATCCTGCTCTCCGTGTTTTTCTTGCTGTGGCCTGTGATCATGAAAAAACGCATGGTTATTCCGGGTGGTGATCAAAAATGA
- a CDS encoding tripartite tricarboxylate transporter substrate binding protein, which translates to MKVRMLVVLFALFAVTFVLAEKYPSKPITYVICFAPGGESDITARLQQPYLEKILGVPIVITYKEGGGGAVGWTELVTRAKPDGYTIYGTNLPHTILQPLQGGVGYKTEQINNIYFFQSTPCVLAVRIDSPINTFEDFVEYAKKKGMVTLGGSGQPSANSFATVRLAKLTGLNITYVPFSGSGTAVPALLGGHVDGLMTYTTMAIQYKDKMKVIAVATEERIPLFPDVPTFRELGIDLVEKAYRGVAVPPGTPEDVKRVLEAAFREVNNNPEFVAKMLEMGFVIENYDEAASAKLVSELIPYYKQLWEETQGK; encoded by the coding sequence ATGAAAGTCCGTATGCTGGTGGTTCTGTTTGCACTGTTTGCAGTGACTTTCGTCCTTGCAGAGAAATACCCAAGCAAACCCATCACGTACGTCATCTGCTTCGCCCCCGGTGGAGAATCTGACATCACAGCGCGATTGCAGCAGCCGTACCTGGAGAAGATCTTGGGAGTACCCATCGTGATAACGTACAAGGAAGGTGGAGGAGGCGCCGTCGGTTGGACAGAGCTCGTGACCCGTGCCAAACCTGATGGCTATACCATCTACGGAACGAACTTGCCGCACACCATCCTTCAACCGCTTCAGGGTGGCGTTGGTTACAAGACCGAGCAGATAAACAACATCTACTTCTTCCAGTCCACCCCGTGTGTACTCGCGGTGAGAATCGACAGCCCAATTAACACATTCGAAGACTTCGTTGAGTACGCGAAAAAGAAAGGTATGGTCACTCTGGGAGGCAGTGGACAGCCTTCTGCGAACAGTTTTGCAACCGTGAGGCTCGCAAAACTCACAGGTTTGAACATCACCTATGTTCCTTTCTCAGGTTCAGGTACAGCCGTTCCAGCGCTGCTCGGTGGACACGTCGATGGTCTGATGACCTACACGACGATGGCGATACAGTACAAGGACAAGATGAAGGTTATCGCCGTGGCGACCGAAGAGAGGATCCCACTGTTCCCAGATGTCCCAACCTTTAGAGAACTCGGAATAGACTTGGTTGAGAAAGCGTACAGGGGAGTTGCTGTGCCTCCTGGAACACCAGAGGATGTGAAACGAGTACTCGAGGCCGCCTTCAGGGAAGTCAACAACAATCCTGAGTTCGTTGCGAAGATGCTTGAAATGGGCTTCGTCATCGAGAACTACGATGAAGCTGCCTCTGCGAAGCTCGTGTCAGAGTTGATACCGTACTACAAGCAGCTGTGGGAAGAGACTCAGGGAAAGTGA
- a CDS encoding CoA-binding protein produces the protein MELNGVKRIAVVGASEDRRKYGNKIVRDLLSKGFEVYPVNPRSEAIEGVRCYRDIEELPRDVDLIVFVVPPDVGIQVADKAIKLGFNRLWFQPGAGSKQIEDLVKNNGVEYSIGRCIMVETSF, from the coding sequence TTGGAGTTGAACGGCGTGAAGAGGATAGCTGTCGTCGGAGCGAGTGAAGACAGAAGAAAATACGGAAACAAGATCGTTCGAGATCTTCTTTCAAAAGGTTTTGAAGTTTATCCTGTCAATCCAAGATCCGAAGCCATAGAGGGCGTCAGGTGCTACAGAGACATCGAAGAACTTCCCAGGGATGTGGATCTCATAGTCTTTGTGGTCCCACCAGATGTGGGCATTCAGGTGGCGGACAAGGCGATCAAACTTGGTTTCAACCGTCTCTGGTTCCAACCGGGTGCGGGTTCAAAGCAGATAGAAGATCTGGTCAAGAACAACGGTGTCGAGTACTCCATAGGCCGTTGCATAATGGTGGAGACGAGTTTTTGA
- a CDS encoding D-alanine--D-alanine ligase family protein → MVSTKVGLAYNVQRGVRPDVEDWEAEYDSMEVVMDIKQSIESGGHEVVLMEAVPEKFIPTLLNERVDIVYNFAEGTFGRAREAQVPAILSFYGIPYTGSDATTLAVCLDKALTKQVLLTKDIRTPRFQVIRSLNDKLRKNMRFPLILKLNAEGSSKGISETGLVHDMVEYRKEIERLFSIYNEPVLVEEYIRGKEFTIGVLQEGNKYRVLPIMEIHFKHGKEFYSYKVKKNSDYYVDYTCPAKIDPVLERKLTSMAIKVCKSLDIKDVARIDLRVSQEDGNPYFLEINPLPGMVRGFSDLPRIAEAAGFTYEELVLHILENAMQRYGLIQPIHV, encoded by the coding sequence GTGGTCTCTACGAAAGTTGGGTTAGCGTACAACGTACAGCGTGGTGTGAGGCCCGATGTGGAGGATTGGGAAGCGGAGTACGATTCGATGGAAGTCGTGATGGACATCAAGCAGTCCATTGAGAGTGGTGGCCACGAAGTCGTTCTGATGGAAGCCGTGCCTGAGAAGTTCATCCCAACGCTGCTGAACGAGAGGGTAGACATCGTCTACAACTTCGCTGAGGGCACTTTCGGAAGGGCAAGAGAAGCTCAAGTGCCTGCTATCCTGAGTTTCTATGGCATTCCCTACACTGGCTCGGACGCCACCACGTTGGCCGTGTGTCTCGACAAAGCCTTGACCAAGCAGGTACTTCTGACCAAAGACATACGAACACCGAGGTTCCAGGTGATACGCTCTTTGAATGACAAGCTCAGGAAGAACATGAGATTTCCATTGATACTGAAGTTGAACGCGGAAGGTTCTTCAAAGGGTATTTCCGAGACGGGCCTGGTTCATGACATGGTCGAGTACAGGAAAGAAATCGAGAGATTGTTCTCCATTTACAACGAGCCAGTTCTCGTGGAGGAGTACATAAGAGGTAAAGAGTTCACGATAGGGGTTCTACAAGAAGGAAACAAATACAGGGTTCTGCCCATCATGGAGATACACTTCAAACATGGAAAAGAATTCTACAGTTACAAGGTCAAGAAGAATTCCGACTACTACGTCGACTACACCTGTCCAGCGAAGATAGACCCTGTGCTTGAGAGAAAGCTCACCAGCATGGCAATAAAGGTTTGCAAGAGTCTGGACATAAAGGACGTGGCGAGGATAGATTTGAGAGTTTCGCAGGAGGACGGGAATCCATATTTCTTGGAGATCAATCCCCTTCCCGGTATGGTGAGAGGCTTTTCCGACCTGCCCAGGATCGCGGAAGCTGCTGGTTTCACTTATGAAGAGCTCGTATTGCACATATTGGAGAACGCGATGCAACGTTATGGACTCATCCAACCCATCCATGTGTGA
- the rpsF gene encoding 30S ribosomal protein S6, translating to MRIYETMFIIDPRLSEEEREAFVEKVKSIITERVSGQIREVSRWGLRRLAYPIAHQSEGDYTVILFTADPANVNRLEEFYRVTPQIIRWQTFRREDLEKKEKKVAQTSNVEQRE from the coding sequence ATGAGGATCTACGAGACGATGTTCATCATCGATCCACGACTGAGCGAGGAAGAACGTGAGGCTTTCGTGGAGAAGGTCAAAAGCATCATCACAGAACGTGTGAGTGGTCAGATCAGAGAGGTCAGCAGATGGGGCTTGAGGAGGCTCGCTTATCCCATCGCCCACCAGAGTGAAGGAGACTACACTGTGATCTTGTTCACGGCTGATCCAGCGAACGTGAACAGACTCGAGGAATTTTACCGCGTCACACCACAGATAATTCGCTGGCAGACCTTCAGAAGAGAAGACCTCGAGAAGAAAGAAAAGAAAGTGGCACAAACGAGCAACGTCGAGCAGAGGGAGTAA
- a CDS encoding single-stranded DNA-binding protein, translating into MPYYNRVILVGRLTRDPDTRMTTTGSAVASFTLAVDRPPRSSDGQRTTDFIRIVAFNKLADFVRLYLKKGQLVLVEGELRINKWQSRDGANMTTPEIWARDIRFMEKKAAMEETVEEIEKFEEPIVNPEDIFGPEEELDSEDEDKPPF; encoded by the coding sequence GTGCCGTATTACAACCGCGTGATCTTGGTGGGTCGGCTCACGAGAGATCCAGATACGCGCATGACGACCACAGGCTCTGCGGTCGCGTCCTTCACCCTCGCCGTCGACAGGCCCCCGAGGTCCTCAGACGGCCAGAGAACGACGGATTTCATAAGGATAGTGGCGTTCAACAAACTCGCGGACTTCGTGAGGTTGTATCTGAAGAAAGGCCAACTGGTCTTGGTCGAGGGAGAGCTGAGGATAAACAAGTGGCAGTCCCGCGACGGGGCGAACATGACCACACCTGAGATCTGGGCGAGGGACATCAGGTTCATGGAGAAGAAAGCAGCAATGGAAGAAACCGTCGAAGAGATCGAGAAGTTCGAAGAACCGATCGTCAATCCCGAAGATATCTTCGGTCCTGAAGAAGAACTGGACAGTGAAGACGAAGATAAGCCACCGTTCTGA
- the rpsR gene encoding 30S ribosomal protein S18, with protein MDQQRRRRRKRIKKCRLCEMKIEYVDYKDIRLLSDYLNEKGKIIPKRVTGNCAKHQRMIKVAIKRARHMALLPYIKM; from the coding sequence GTGGACCAGCAGAGGAGAAGGAGAAGGAAGAGAATCAAGAAATGTAGGCTCTGCGAAATGAAGATCGAGTACGTGGATTACAAAGACATCAGACTCCTGAGCGATTATCTGAACGAAAAAGGCAAAATCATACCCAAACGTGTGACCGGCAACTGCGCGAAACATCAGAGGATGATCAAAGTCGCCATAAAGCGTGCAAGACACATGGCTCTTTTGCCGTACATCAAGATGTGA
- the arcC gene encoding carbamate kinase, whose amino-acid sequence MKKLAVVAIGGNAVNRPGERPTAENMLSAIKEAMGYLVDMLDEYDIVITHGNGPQVGNILIQQEMAKEVIPPFPIDVNDAQTQGSLGYMIVQALRNRLAERGLNREVAALITQIVVDKNDEAFKKPSKPVGPFYTEEEARKLMMEKGWIMKEDAGRGWRRVVPSPKPLDIVEKEVVRMLLKNGVIVVAAGGGGIPVVRENGVLKGVEAVIDKDRASALLAIEINADELIILTGVEKVALNYGKPNQTFVDKLTVEEALKYLKEGHFPAGSMGPKIEAAIDFVTATSRTCLITDMKKLKEALSGETGTRIVRE is encoded by the coding sequence ATGAAGAAACTCGCCGTGGTTGCCATCGGTGGGAACGCGGTGAACAGACCCGGAGAAAGACCCACAGCAGAGAACATGCTCAGCGCTATCAAAGAGGCGATGGGCTATCTCGTCGACATGCTCGATGAATACGACATCGTGATCACGCACGGGAACGGTCCGCAGGTGGGGAACATACTCATCCAGCAGGAGATGGCAAAAGAAGTCATTCCTCCTTTTCCCATCGACGTGAACGACGCGCAGACTCAAGGAAGTCTGGGTTACATGATCGTCCAGGCCTTGAGGAACCGACTCGCAGAGAGAGGCTTGAACAGAGAAGTTGCGGCATTGATCACGCAGATAGTTGTCGACAAGAACGACGAGGCGTTCAAGAAACCTTCCAAACCCGTTGGACCGTTCTACACGGAAGAAGAGGCCAGGAAACTCATGATGGAGAAAGGTTGGATCATGAAGGAAGACGCGGGCCGTGGTTGGAGAAGGGTCGTACCTTCACCTAAGCCTCTGGACATAGTGGAAAAAGAAGTCGTGCGGATGCTTCTGAAGAACGGTGTCATCGTTGTCGCGGCTGGTGGAGGCGGAATACCCGTCGTGAGAGAGAACGGCGTTTTGAAAGGTGTCGAAGCGGTGATAGACAAAGATAGAGCGAGTGCACTCTTGGCGATAGAGATCAACGCAGACGAGTTGATCATTCTGACGGGGGTTGAAAAAGTCGCGCTCAACTATGGCAAGCCGAATCAAACTTTCGTGGACAAACTCACTGTTGAAGAAGCCTTGAAATACTTGAAGGAAGGCCATTTCCCTGCAGGAAGCATGGGACCGAAGATAGAAGCGGCGATCGATTTTGTCACGGCCACCAGCAGAACCTGTCTGATAACGGACATGAAGAAGCTCAAAGAAGCTCTCTCTGGTGAAACAGGTACGAGAATCGTCCGTGAATGA
- a CDS encoding ParA family protein has protein sequence MAKTLSFANLKGGTGKTTLCYNIAALFVDMGYRSLLIDLDAQAHATTHAGFEPIKIKKGVFEAISEYLKKQSVDSQVILRQQGLSILPSNSKTVLLEEELASLTNKESVLKDFLMELDRDFDFIFIDTPPSLGLTVLNALVASDYLLIPVRFDFFSLVGLAQMINFYYKVNTTLSPYLKLLGLIPISISARARVCNDVLNELRTTFGEKLLFPTLRNDIKVVEASSHGLPVHRYAPKSRASEDLTKISQEILRRLT, from the coding sequence ATGGCAAAGACTCTTAGTTTTGCCAATCTCAAGGGAGGAACTGGGAAAACCACACTATGTTACAACATCGCTGCTCTGTTCGTGGATATGGGCTACAGAAGCTTGCTCATCGATCTCGACGCTCAAGCCCATGCTACGACCCACGCCGGTTTTGAACCGATCAAAATAAAGAAAGGCGTCTTCGAAGCAATCAGTGAGTATCTGAAAAAACAGAGTGTGGACAGTCAGGTTATTCTTCGCCAGCAAGGATTGTCCATACTGCCTTCCAACTCCAAGACAGTGCTTCTGGAGGAAGAACTCGCATCGCTCACAAACAAGGAAAGTGTCTTGAAAGACTTCCTCATGGAGCTTGACAGAGACTTCGATTTCATTTTCATAGACACCCCACCTTCTTTAGGGTTAACAGTCTTGAATGCACTCGTCGCTTCTGACTACCTTTTGATACCCGTGAGGTTCGACTTTTTCTCCCTCGTTGGTCTGGCACAGATGATCAACTTCTACTACAAAGTCAACACAACGCTCTCGCCCTACCTCAAATTGCTCGGTTTGATACCAATTTCGATCTCAGCAAGGGCGCGTGTATGCAACGACGTGTTGAACGAGCTCAGGACCACCTTCGGTGAAAAGCTTCTGTTTCCAACGCTGAGAAACGACATCAAAGTTGTCGAAGCATCGAGTCACGGCTTGCCCGTTCATCGCTATGCACCCAAGAGTAGGGCGAGTGAGGACCTGACGAAGATCAGCCAAGAGATCCTGCGGAGGCTGACTTGA
- a CDS encoding tetratricopeptide repeat protein — MSKRLGRGLDLFLSEPSEEQLFRSAVELEENGEWLMAFHLYMMVINMSGPHKVKALNNAAAILAEHGFVDKAIEFLKEALSIDPSNEQIKENLKALKEER; from the coding sequence ATGTCGAAGAGGCTGGGTAGAGGTTTGGATCTGTTTCTTTCGGAGCCATCCGAAGAACAACTTTTCAGAAGCGCCGTTGAGCTTGAAGAGAACGGCGAGTGGCTCATGGCCTTTCATTTGTACATGATGGTGATAAACATGAGCGGACCTCACAAGGTCAAAGCTCTCAACAACGCCGCGGCTATACTCGCAGAACATGGCTTCGTGGACAAAGCGATCGAGTTTCTAAAGGAGGCACTCTCCATCGACCCATCCAACGAGCAAATAAAGGAGAACTTGAAAGCGCTGAAGGAGGAGCGATGA